The nucleotide sequence AGAGGAGATTGCTATTATGGTGAAAGGATTTATGACAAGGCAATAAATGATTATACCACAGCTTTATCAAATAAAGGCAACAAATTAGATAAACAATTATTATATCAGACCTATTACAACAGAGGCCAGGTTTACTTTAGAACCAATCAATACCAGTCAGCCATTGATGATTTTAATCAGGCCATTACGCTGGCCAATGATGCACACCAAAATGTAACCACTATTCACAGCTGGCGAGCAATGGCTTATATGAACACCAAAAATTTTCCGGAAGTCATCAATGATTTTGATATATACCTAGCCGCAAATCCGAATGACTTGTCCGGTGTATTTTACCAGGGCTTTGCTTATATGAAAAATGGAGAAACGGAAAAAGCGAGAGCCAACGCATCGAGATTGATAGAGGCCGATCCAACCAATGAAGTATTCTTCTCCGGAAGTCGAATGATGGAAATATACAATCTTGATACAAGGAGGATGAAATCGAAACAACTGGTAAATGAAGCAAATACTTTAATAGCAGAAGAAAAATCAGCGTCCTCTAAAGTACTGGCCAACATGAAACTGGCCGATGCATTTAAAAATCTTGATACGGCATGGCTATATGCTCCGGGTATTTCTGCAGAAGAAAAGGATTTAAAGGATTCCATCCTAAATGATATTTTCATTGTTTATTCTAAATTGAAGACTAAACCTGAAATCTCAGAATTTGTCAGGAAGTATGCCGTTCAGGCCTCAGGTGCCACTAAGGAAAGAAAGTATGATGAAGCAATCGGTTTATGGTCAAAGGTTCTGAGAATATCCCCTTATTACCCAATGGCTTATTACAACCGTGCCCTGCTCTTTGCTCTGAAAGAAGATTATAGAAGCAGCATCTCGGACATGCAGAATTATTTGAATTTATTGCCCGAGGCTTCCGACGCCCGTACTGCAAAAGACAAAATTTATGAATGGGAAGGAAAATTAAAAGAGGCTCCCGTAGCCCAGACCCAGGAAGCCCCTCATCAATATGAAGCCATTAATACCATTCTTTCCCCAAAATATTCTGCAGGCAATTTCCATTTTGCAATGGGTTTTGGCGGCAGCCTGGGCGTTCAATTTGACAAGAATAGTTCCTTAGGTGATTATTGGTCTCAGGAAACATCTTCGGCAAATGTTAACCAAAAATATTCGGGCAGTATACCCCTACTGTATTCTGGCGATATTGAAATAATTTGCAAACCCCTGAAAAGATTTGGATTAGGGGCATTTGGAAAATGGACCGGGGGAATTGGAACCAAGGCTGATGTATCCGGGACAAAGTATATACTAAACATGGGATGCTTTCAATATGGAGGCCTTGCACGTTTTTATTTCATGGTAAACGACTTGCAGAAAAAGCCCGACCTTTATCTCCAATATGCTTTAGGACAAACCTCATTAAATGGCTATTACGGGGTTGCCACGATGAGCGGTATCGTTTACAACTATTCCTACCTGAAGGATCTAAGCGGTTCAGGCCCTTATAACAGTTTCGGAATCGGAATGGGCGGAAAAATTTCCAAACACGGATACTTAACTCTTTCACTGGATTATCTCAGCTCAAAGATTGATGAAATCACTTATAACATAATGACTGATACAGGAGATAAATCGCAGGAAGGGAAAAGCGGAACAATCAAAAACAATTCCGATGGATCAAACATCACGGCAAATTACAAAGGAATGGTAATGAAAATTCTGTTTGGATTTTGTTTCTAAAAAAGGTGTAATGTTCTATTCTTAAGGTTAGAATAGAACATTACACCCTTCAAGGTAGTATCAGATTGCAAATGTTACTGTCATGCAGATATCCTAAAATGGATCCGCTGCCTGCGAGTAAAGAAATTTCCATACATGGTTCACTTTTATAATAACGAAGAATCTAAAACCTTTGAATGGTTGGCCGTCATCAGCACCAGCCGGAACCCAAAAATTTGGACTGAAAAAACTGAAAGATAAAAAACGGTTTAATTTATTTCAAGGGTTTCCTTTTACAGTTTTGATAAAATATTCGATTTGTTTTCTAATGTCATCGTTAAGTCTCTAAAGGCTGATCATTGGCTCCTTGATCATGTTTCTGTTACTACGAAAACCTATTCGTTTAAAACGTGTGTCGACAAGGATAAAGCACATAACAAACCACTACAAGCCACGTTTAACGAGCCTTTTACAAATCCTATCGTTCATAATAACAAATTGGCTCAAACATTACAATTTATGTAAGGTGCAATATATGGCAGGGCATCGTTTTGTTAGTTCAACCGAAAGGTACAGGACTGATAATTTAGAGGATTTGCAAAAAGAGTTGGAAAATATCACCCACCTAAATGAAACGATATGAAAGAAATGAACGTACAAATTTGTAAATTTGTACCAAGTTGGTACGCATTAAAACTAAAAGACATGTTAGTAATAAGTAGTAGGGAACTTAGGCAAAATCAAAAAATGTACTTTGAAAAAGCCGATAAAGGTGAACAAATTATTATTCAACGTGGGAAGGATAAAGCTTATGCCTTAACCCCTGTTAGTGAGGATGATATTTATTTTAATGCCGAAATGGTAAAAAAAATAAAACTAAGCATCGAACAGGTAGAGCAAGGAAAAGTAAAGAAGGTTACAACCCCTAAAGGGATAAGCGATTTATTAGGATTGTGAGCTATACATTAGAGTTTTCAGAAACAGCTTTAGAGGATATAGAAAAACACAAAAAATCCAGGGACAAAGCTGTTTTAAAGAAAATAGAAAAATTGCTCAATGAGTTGATGGAACCCCCTACTACCGGAACAGGTCAACCAGAATTGTTAAAACACGACCTTGCAGGCTTATACTCCCGTAGAATAAATAAAAAACACCGGTTGGTTTACTCAATTAACCACGAAGTTGTTACGGTTCATGTATTGACTGCCTGGTCACATTATGGAGATAAATAAAAGCTCTTCAAAATACCCACGATTGAAGAGCAACACCGGGATACTTTGGTTAACATAAAAAAATACACTTCAAATTCTTCTTCGAAAATTCATTGAAGTCTGGTAATGAAGATTACATCTGGTTGAGCTCCTCTTTGCATTGAGGGAGAAATTACGCAACCTAGTACGCGACATAGCAGGTTTTTGTAAATGAGGCGGGAGCACAAAGAATGTTGCAGGCAGGTTAAGGTTATTGTAGTCTTTCTAAGATCAAAGTCAGATAGAACTAATCCGGTTTTTCTATTTTTAATTCGCACAATTCCATAATATTCAGCATCCGGAAACAGATATCTGAAATGTACTCAATGTGGGAATTATGGAAATGACCATAAAACCAATGTACCAACGGATGTCCATCCTGTAACAAATAATTATAGATCTCATCCATTACGGCTCGTTCTTGTTTTATATCGTTTTTCAGTTTTTCATCTTGAAAAAGCCAGCCTTCAATGTCCGATTTATTTAAGGGCATGCAAAATGACGGGGAAGTATGAGTAACAACGTTATCTATTAGAATACCATTGGCTTTTAATTCAGACAAAGCTATTGAATCGAACTTCGGCATTTCGTTTTCCCAGTAGCATTTAACGTTTTTGCGCCCTTTCAGTCCTGCCAACCACATGGCTGTAAGTCTTTCCAACCGATCAACAGATATCGCTCCGCCTACACACAAAATGCTGTGGGTTTTAAACTGGATGACGGTATAGTCGGAAATTGTTTTCATCAATGGAAAATCTAGCAACTCCTTTTGAAAATATAGCGGGTCATCATGGTTTCCCCGCATTAAGAGCAACAGGCAATTAGATTTCTGAAGAGTTTTCTTCAGTTTCCCATATAATTGTTCATAATAGGTCAGCTCTTCAAAACCGATTCCACAGTCTCCGGCAACAATGATAACGGCATTAACGATCTCCCTGCGTTTTATTTCGTAGATCAGCGTTTTGAATTCTCCGTGAATATCACCGCAAACAAACAGAGAATCATATCCATTCAAATCAGGCAATTGTTTCATGACGCCACAAAATTACGCTTTTTTCAAAATAATAATTCATACTGCATTAAATATTTT is from Bacteroidota bacterium and encodes:
- a CDS encoding tetratricopeptide repeat protein; protein product: RGDCYYGERIYDKAINDYTTALSNKGNKLDKQLLYQTYYNRGQVYFRTNQYQSAIDDFNQAITLANDAHQNVTTIHSWRAMAYMNTKNFPEVINDFDIYLAANPNDLSGVFYQGFAYMKNGETEKARANASRLIEADPTNEVFFSGSRMMEIYNLDTRRMKSKQLVNEANTLIAEEKSASSKVLANMKLADAFKNLDTAWLYAPGISAEEKDLKDSILNDIFIVYSKLKTKPEISEFVRKYAVQASGATKERKYDEAIGLWSKVLRISPYYPMAYYNRALLFALKEDYRSSISDMQNYLNLLPEASDARTAKDKIYEWEGKLKEAPVAQTQEAPHQYEAINTILSPKYSAGNFHFAMGFGGSLGVQFDKNSSLGDYWSQETSSANVNQKYSGSIPLLYSGDIEIICKPLKRFGLGAFGKWTGGIGTKADVSGTKYILNMGCFQYGGLARFYFMVNDLQKKPDLYLQYALGQTSLNGYYGVATMSGIVYNYSYLKDLSGSGPYNSFGIGMGGKISKHGYLTLSLDYLSSKIDEITYNIMTDTGDKSQEGKSGTIKNNSDGSNITANYKGMVMKILFGFCF
- a CDS encoding prevent-host-death protein, with protein sequence MKEMNVQICKFVPSWYALKLKDMLVISSRELRQNQKMYFEKADKGEQIIIQRGKDKAYALTPVSEDDIYFNAEMVKKIKLSIEQVEQGKVKKVTTPKGISDLLGL
- a CDS encoding Txe/YoeB family addiction module toxin, whose product is MSYTLEFSETALEDIEKHKKSRDKAVLKKIEKLLNELMEPPTTGTGQPELLKHDLAGLYSRRINKKHRLVYSINHEVVTVHVLTAWSHYGDK
- a CDS encoding metallophosphoesterase, with amino-acid sequence MKQLPDLNGYDSLFVCGDIHGEFKTLIYEIKRREIVNAVIIVAGDCGIGFEELTYYEQLYGKLKKTLQKSNCLLLLMRGNHDDPLYFQKELLDFPLMKTISDYTVIQFKTHSILCVGGAISVDRLERLTAMWLAGLKGRKNVKCYWENEMPKFDSIALSELKANGILIDNVVTHTSPSFCMPLNKSDIEGWLFQDEKLKNDIKQERAVMDEIYNYLLQDGHPLVHWFYGHFHNSHIEYISDICFRMLNIMELCELKIEKPD